In the genome of Podospora pseudocomata strain CBS 415.72m chromosome 2 map unlocalized CBS415.72m_2.2, whole genome shotgun sequence, one region contains:
- a CDS encoding uncharacterized protein (EggNog:ENOG503PPQ7): MPTTQNASYSVGLAMSPPPPSDLGSYARSMHQHTKRQMDSISQAPTSPERRSPSQSNDRSSGTNSMPNGVSNQRRNPGDYNYQ; the protein is encoded by the coding sequence atgcccaccacccaaaacgcCTCTTACTCCGTCGGCCTCGCCAtgtcacccccaccacccagcGACCTCGGCAGCTACGCCCGCTCCATGCACCAACACACCAAGCGCCAGATGGACTCCATCTCCCAGgctcccacctctcccgaGAGGCGCTCCCCAAGCCAGAGCAACGACCGCTCCTCGGGCACAAACAGTATGCCCAACGGCGTATCGAACCAGAGGAGAAACCCAGGCGATTACAACTACCAGTAA
- the MET12 gene encoding methylenetetrahydrofolate reductase 1 (EggNog:ENOG503NVAK; COG:E) encodes MGEFLPSLELPVEAGKNHAMDKITDKIAALPAETNYCSLEFFPPKTAMGFSNLRDRLDRMARALRPLFVNVTWGAGGSTATKSLELAEICQRELGLTTCLHLTCTNMSRKLIDKTLEDAKALGIRNILALRGDPPRRAEYRDSNEPQTDDDEEEEFHWAVDLVRYIRKTHGDYFCIGVAAYPEGHADESHPLGQSLEHDLPYLVEKVQAGADFLMTQLFFDIAAYDHFEKTLREHPSGTFKDIVIIPGLMPIQSYQMIKRTTKLSHAKIPDALMDRLEAVRGDDERVKEVGVDIVSELVEQIKEIKGRTAEGPKGFHFYTLNLEKAVSFIVERTGLIHPETPEEEELQSAVRHNPLPDIRLLRINGSVPDDGRRKGSIGSDPRDRVIIQGRSTSYPDWEATAQEASIPAEPINSRANTLAISEGEGVLGREATWDDFPNGRWGDARSPAYGQIDGYGVSLHVTVAQALRIWGTPRTTEDINNVFIRHLKGELTTIPWSEEGFSPETDKIRDQLIKLNSKGWWSLASQPAVNGLRSSDPTFGWGPANGFVFQKAFVEFFIPSADWKVLEQKLRHPDLKDDVCFYAINAAGDFVSSDAAGSLEAEGEKEASTNAVTWGVFPGKEIVTPTIIEEVSFRAWSEEAFGIWGEWAKIYGKGSESEKLLEKIRGDSWLVNIIHHDFIDSDAIWRVLLN; translated from the coding sequence ATGGGTGAATTTCTTCCCAGTTTGGAACTGCCTGTAGAGGCTGGCAAGAACCACGCCATGGACAAAATCACAGACAAGATTGCGGCTTTGCCCGCCGAGACGAACTACTGCTCCCTCGAATTCTTCCCGCCCAAGACGGCCATGGGTTTCTCCAACCTCCGTGACCGGCTCGATCGGATGGCGAGGGCCCTGCGACCACTCTTTGTCAACGTTACCTGGGGCGCCGGCGGTTCTACAGCAACCAAGTCCCTCGAGCTCGCCGAGATCTGCCAGCGGGAGCTGGGCCTGACAACATGTCTGCATCTTACCTGCACCAACATGAGCCGGAAGCTGATAGATAAGACATTGGAGGACGCAAAGGCTTTGGGTATTCGCAATATCCTCGCCCTCAGGGGCGACCCGCCAAGAAGAGCCGAGTACCGTGATAGCAACGAGCCACAGaccgacgatgacgaagaggaagagttcCATTGGGCCGTCGACCTCGTTCGTTATATCCGCAAGACTCACGGCGATTACTTCTGCATTGGTGTTGCCGCCTATCCGGAAGGCCATGCCGATGAAAGCCATCCCCTCGGTCAGAGCCTGGAGCATGACCTTCCTTATCTCGTCGAGAAGGTGCAGGCCGGAGCCGATTTTCTCATGACACAGTTGTTCTTCGACATTGCAGCGTACGATCATTTCGAGAAGACTCTTCGGGAGCATCCAAGCGGTACATTCAAGGATATCGTGATTATCCCTGGTCTTATGCCTATCCAGAGTTATCAAATGATCAAAAGGACGACAAAGCTCAGCCACGCCAAGATACCCGATGCGCTCATGGACCGTCTGGAGGCCGTCAGGGGTGACGATGAAAGAGTcaaggaggtgggggtggatATTGTCAGCGAACTGGTGgagcagatcaaggagatcaagggcAGGACGGCCGAGGGTCCCAAGGGCTTTCACTTTTACACGCTCAACCTGGAAAAGGCAGTATCGTTCATTGTCGAAAGAACAGGGTTGATCCATCCCGAAACtccagaggaggaagagcttCAGTCCGCTGTGAGACACAACCCTCTACCGGACATTCGACTTCTTCGCATCAACGGATCCGTCCCCGATGATGGAAGACGAAAGGGCTCGATTGGCTCTGATCCCAGGGATCGGGTTATTATCCAGGGTCGATCCACATCCTATCCCGACTGGGAAGCGACAGCACAGGAGGCTAGCATTCCGGCAGAACCCATCAATTCCCGCGCTAACACACTGGCTATTTCAGAGGGCGAAGGCGTACTAGGCCGCGAAGCCACGTGGGATGACTTCCCCAACGGCAGATGGGGCGATGCTCGGTCTCCCGCCTACGGTCAAATCGACGGCTACGGTGTAAGCCTGCACGTTACGGTGGCCCAGGCGCTTCGGATCTGGGGCACTCCAAGGACGACCGAGGACATCAACAACGTCTTTATCCGCCACCTCAAGGGCGAGCTCACAACCATTCCGTGGAGCGAAGAAGGATTCAGCCCGGAAACCGACAAGATTCGTGAccagctcatcaagctcAACTCCAAGGGCTGGTGGTCGTTGGCCTCGCAGCCGGCGGTTAACGGCCTTCGGTCCAGTGATCCCACCTTTGGATGGGGACCGGCAAACGGGTTCGTCTTTCAAAAGGCATTTGTCGAGTTCTTCATTCCGTCGGCGGACTGGAAGGTGCTCGAACAAAAACTTAGGCACCCAGACTTGAAGGACGATGTATGTTTCTATGCCATCAACGCCGCCGGTGACTTTGTCAGCTCGGATGCCGCTGGCTCGTTGGAggcagagggggagaaggaggccagCACCAATGCCGTGACGTGGGGTGTTTTCCCCGGCAAGGAGATTGTCACGCCCACGATTATTGAAGAAGTCAGTTTCCGGGCCTGGAGCGAGGAGGCGTTTGGGATCTGGGGAGAATGGGCCAAGATTTATGGGAAGGGGTCGGAGAGTGAAAAGCTGCTTGAAAAGATTAGGGGTGATTCATGGTTGGTGAACATTATTCACCATGACTTCATCGATAGCGATGCCATTTGGAGGGTGCTGCTGAACTAG
- a CDS encoding uncharacterized protein (COG:Z; EggNog:ENOG503NWHZ): MAFLAQLGASTDELVDAIVGIPESDQETRDIFREAVLRLLRNHTYLRTNQFEVEDRLKGLEERFRVVGRDALADAFRKRLEALEPHHNKFTPDVFHFLLELADQPAQKTDLTALDALIVPEEIPPPKLTWKDIAREDGWVQERDIWLFNRHAPDSSDDEEVADLRTVASVESLTSASSVDDRAPCTALDSAFKPQGEELLQHVKEALSWRDASTKNGGEQPEKVTISTLQLLREVLFMLSGLPTTFFDADCSPSPLYQLQGISTEASTALFNSFAECGRKLAPLRAFSKRKAQSPLLQVFGSSLQKALTSLDGKLARIQGRYVAIKEDVVVSLVGILTEVQPILKPLYALSDIIRQLQEERNTHGFRYLELLYDAAGMAQLQAHRDTYHLLGSLFLDCFQIYLKPIRLWMEEGRLLPGDRTFFVSESSTKLPLPHIWKGQFNLLRSPEGHLHAPRFLKPAIHRIFTAGKSIVVLKNMKRHAAASKYRATDEPRMDFATVCPDHLEFAPFSELFSAAFDAWIQSKHHTAAATLQELLYNSYGLLQSLDMLEEVYLMSDGSKSDALASAVFRHLDNFSSSWKDRFTLTEIAQEAFSASLDNYRIFAEIDPRTVVHSVIAGRSSVRVNLPAIRLGCRLNWPVQIVVTKESIQGYQTIFTFLLQVRRAIHVLKHPVKNFHPRGSLAATGPMGQYYMLRTKLLWFCDAILTYLTTLVLAPNTAKLRANLGDAGDVDDMIKAHANFVNRIIHEACHGAKLQPIRDCMLDIFDLAIKVADAQKVEMARLEKEEHEITRLSVISSPYTSPVKAKAKCAAATPKPKRRNDEDDDTDKENQGLEWKIKQSAKVNEGKPHHVLLKEYQGDFERHLRFVAGGLRGVARASKEQAAVKWDLLAEMLEVGIKD; encoded by the exons ATGGCTTTTCTCGCGCAACTGGGTGCCTCGACCGATGAACTGGTGGACGCCATCGTTGGGATTCCCGAA TCTGATCAAGAGACCCGAGATATTTTTCGGGAGGCTGTTCTCCGTCTTCTTCGCAACCATACTTATCTTAGGACCAATCAGTTTGAGGTCGAAGACAGACTCAAGGGCCTGGAGGAACGTTTCCGTGTCGTTGGAAGGGATGCACTTGCAGATGCTTTTCGCAAGCGACTCGAGGCACTGGAACCGCATCACAACAAATTTACGCCTGATGTCTTCCACTttctcctcgagctcgcCGACCAGCCGGCTCAAAAGACTGACCTCACTGCGCTTGACGCGCTCATTGTACCCGAGGAAATACCCCCACCAAAGTTAACATGGAAAGACATTGCCAGAGAAGATGGTTGGGTACAGGAACGAGACATTTGGCTCTTCAACCGCCACGCCCCAGATTCaagtgacgacgaagaggtcgCCGACCTCAGAACGGTCGCTTCCGTTGAATCACTCACATCAGCTTCCTCGGTAGACGACAGAGCACCATGCACAGCATTGGACAGTGCGTTCAAaccccaaggagaagagctgCTGCAACATGTCAAGGAAGCATTGTCATGGCGAGACGCTTCAACAAAGAATGGAGGAGAACAGCCTGAAAAAGTGACCATATCAACATTACAGTTGCTCCGAGAGGTGTTGTTTATGCTTAGTGGCTTACCGACAACCTTTTTCGATGCGGACTGTAGCCCAAGTCCGCTCTACCAGCTCCAAGGGATTTCAACGGAAGCATCAACCGCTCTCTTTAACTCCTTTGCTGAGTGCGGTCGTAAGCTCGCACCTTTACGAGCCTTTTCCAAAAGGAAAGCACAGTCGCCTCTCTTGCAGGTCTTTGGGAGTTCTCTACAAAAGGCCCTGACCTCGCTCGACGGAAAGTTGGCGAGAATTCAAGGCAGATATGTTGCGATtaaggaggatgtggtggtgagcttggtggGCATCTTGACCGAAGTGCAGCCGATTCTGAAACCACTCTATGCGCTCTCGGATATCATCCGTCAGCTTCAGGAGGAAAGAAACACTCATGGTTTCCGATATCTTGAGCTACTATACGATGCGGCGGGGATGGCTCAGCTCCAAGCGCACCGGGACACCTACCATCTTTTAGGTAGTTTATTTCTCGACTGTTTTCAGATCTATCTCAAGCCAATTCGCCTGTGgatggaagaaggaagaCTTCTGCCCGGGGACCGAACATTCTTTGTGTCGGAGTCCTCTACCAAGCTTCCGTTGCCTCATATTTGGAAGGGACAGTTCAACTTGCTGCGCTCCCCAGAAGGCCACCTGCACGCACCGCGTTTTCTCAAACCTGCTATCCACAGAATATTCACTGCGGGCAAAAGTATTGTGGTGTTGAAAAACATGAAGCGACATGCGGCCGCCAGCAAATACCGAGCAACAGACGAACCCAGGATGGACTTTGCTACTGTTTGCCCAGACCACCTGGAGTTCGCCCCCTTTTCGGAGCTCTTCAGCGCCGCCTTTGATGCGTGGATCCAGAGCAAGCACCACACTGCAGCGGCCACTCTTCAAGAGCTACTCTACAACTCTTATGGACTGCTCCAGAGTCTAGACATGCTTGAAGAAGTATACCTCATGTCGGACGGCTCCAAATCCGAcgccttggcctcggctGTCTTCAGACACCTCGACAACTTTagcagcagctggaaagATCGTTTTACGTTGACCGAGATTGCTCAGGAGGCTTTCTCGGCATCTCTCGACAACTACCGCATCTTTGCCGAAATCGATCCTCGTACTGTTGTTCACAGTGTCATTGCTGGCCGGAGCTCTGTTCGAGTCAACCTCCCTGCTATCCGTCTTGGGTGTCGTCTGAACTGGCCAGTGCAGATTGTAGTCACAAAGGAGTCAATACAGGGATATCAGACGATATTCACCTTTTTGCTGCAGGTCCGCAGAGCGATACATGTCTTGAAGCATCCAGTCAAGAATTTCCACCCCCGAGGAAGCCTCGCTGCGACTGGTCCAATGGGGCAATACTACATGCTGCGAACGAAACTCCTCTGGTTCTGCGACGCCATCCTTACCTACTTGACGACCCTCGTGCTGGCTCCTAACACAGCAAAACTAAGAGCTAACTTGGGAGAtgcgggggatgtggacgacATGATCAAAGCCCATGCCAACTTTGTGAACAGAATCATCCATGAGGCATGCCATGGCGCCAAATTGCAGCCTATTCGGGACTGCATGCTGGACATTTTTGATCTGGCTATCAAGGTTGCGGACGCGCAGAAAGTAGAAATGGcgaggctggagaaggaggaacaTGAGATTACAAGGTTATCGGTGATCTCTTCTCCTTACACCTCACCAGTGAAAGCCAAGGCCAAATGTGCGGCAGCAACACCGAAACCAAAGAGAAGAAatgacgaagacgatgaCACGGACAAGGAAAACCAAGGTCTGGAGTGGAAAATCAAACAGAGCGCAAAGGTTAACGAGGGGAAACCGCACCATGTCTTGTTGAAGGAGTATCAAGGTGATTTTGAGAGACACCTGAGGTTCGTTGCTGGGGGGCTCAGGGGCGTGGCGAGGGCCAGCAAGGAACAGGCAGCCGTGAAGTGGGATCTGCTGgccgagatgttggaggttgggatcAAGGACTGA
- the cwf16 gene encoding Pre-mRNA-splicing factor cwf16 (EggNog:ENOG503NV3K; COG:S; BUSCO:EOG092655M5) has protein sequence MSERKVLSKYYPPDFDPSLVGRTRKPKSAANTPKVQVVRLMAPFSMRCTACGEYMYRGRKFNARKETRPDEKYLSIQIYRFYIRCTRCSAEIVFKTDPKNQDYTVEQGAKRNTDPWKRGLDDGDNGDGEDETDEQRLDRLEREMAEAAGEEEKNAMAELEQKTEDAKREMAVADALDEIRSRNARLEKAKSEGVDLLEGLVSKETEEEKERRRQEEEDAEAARRAFQFARRQEMLEEIVEEPEEEEKGVDGSNGGPSLSLSEGIKPATTAAATAAATTAGTDTTDMPPPSFKRVVKRKKDHAALLGIKKKKIL, from the exons atGTCCGAACGCAAAGTCCTCTCCAAATACTACCCCCCCGACTTTGACCCCTCCCTCGTAGGGCGAACCCGCAAGCCCAAATCCGcggccaacacccccaaggTCCAAGTCGTGCGCCTGATGGCCCCGTTCAGCATGCGCTGCACCGCCTGCGGGGAGTACATGTACCGCGGCCGCAAATTCAACGCGCGCAAAGAAACCCGACCAGACGAAAAGTACTTGTCTATACAGATTTACCGGTTTTACATCCGGTGCACGAGGTGCTCGGCGGAGATTGTGTTCAAGACTGATCCCAAGAATCAGGATTATACTGTTGAGCAGGGGGCCAAGAGGAACACGGATCcgtggaagagggggttggatgatggggacaatggggatggggaagatgagACGGATGAGCAGAGGTTGGATCGGTTGGAACGGGAAatggcggaggcggcgggggaggaggagaagaatgCTATGGCTGAGTTGGAGCAGAAAACGGAGGATgcgaagagggagatggcggtggcggacGCGTTGGATGAGATTAGGAGTCGGAATgcgaggttggagaaggcgaagagtgagggggtggatttgttggaggggttggtgagtaaggagacggaggaggaaaaagagaggaggaggcaggaggaggaggatgctgaggcggcgaggagggcgttTCAGTTTGCGAGGAGGCaggagatgttggaggagattgtggaggagccggaagaggaggagaagggggtggacgGGAGTAATGGGGGGCCAAGCTTGTCGTTGAGTGAGGGGATTAAACCTGCGACGACGGCAGCTGCGACAGCAGCTGCGACGACAGCGGGGACCGATACGACGGATATGCCACCGCCGAGTTTTAAGAGGGTGGTTAAGAGGAAAAAGGACCACGCCGCGCTATTAgggatcaagaagaagaag ATACTTTGA
- a CDS encoding uncharacterized protein (EggNog:ENOG503NWZJ; COG:J) — MENIWSRRPGSSKLSLSTSGSGQGDSPSGRNNSFRRIGGDSSSLQKTNPFSSITTPGGGLASPTGGASNAFGLGSGAFASFGSAKTPKATGNPFESSLGAAVKTPGAEKSAKEGGLAGKSVGRVASNASLLDSARTSGASVHRLRDSWVFWFRPPISKANGFIEYENTLHPIASVDTAENFFGVYGHLKRPSTLPLVSDYHLFKKGIRPIWEDQENKAGGKWVVRLKKGVADRYWEDLLFAIIGDQFGEASEEVCGIVVSIRNGEDILSIWTRSSGQRVLKLRETMRRVLSMPNDTKIEFKSHDTSIQQRTAIEESRREKAANNHHGDKRNNKQQHYQQQLQQSNDEQQKNL; from the exons atGGAGAACATATGGAGTCGCCGTCCCGG TTCGAGcaagctctccctctctACTTCCGGCTCCGGTCAGGGCGACAGCCCCTCTGGACGCAACAACTCTTTCAGGCGAATCGGCGGTGATAGCTCTTCGCTCCAGaaaaccaaccccttcagTTCCATAACCACGCCGGGAGGCGGCTTGGCGTCACCTACAGGCGGCGCATCGAATGCCTTCGGCCTAGGATCTGGCGCCTTTGCTTCTTTTGGTTCGGCGAAGACCCCTAAGGCGACTGGAAATCCTTTCGAGTCGTCTTTGGGCGCTGCTGTCAAGACACCCGGTGCGGAGAAATCTGCAAAGGAGGGTGGCTTGGCTGGCAAGTCTGTCGGCCGGGTGGCATCCAACGCCTCCCTGCTTGACTCTGCCAGGACGTCAGGAGCGTCAGTCCACCGGCTGCGTGACAGCTGGGTGTTCTGGTTTCGCCCGCCCATCTCCAAGGCGAACGGGTTTATCGAGTATGAGAACACTCTGCACCCAATCGCCTCGGTTGATACAGCCGAGAACTTCTTCGGCGTGTACGGGCACTTGAAGCGGCCGTCAACGCTGCCGCTGGTATCGGACTACCACCTCTTCAAGAAGGGAATCCGGCCAATATGGGAGGACCAGGAGAACAAGGCGGGTGGCAAGTGGGTGGTGCGCCTCAAGAAGGGCGTTGCGGACCGCTATTGGGAGGACCTGCTGTTTGCCATTATTGGCGACCAGTTCGGCGAGGCCAGTGAGGAGGTTTGCGGTATTGTGGTGAGCATCCGTAACGGGGAGGACATCCTCAGCATCTGGACTCGTTCGAGTGGACAGCGGGTCCTGAAGCTCCG CGAAACTATGCGCCGAGTCCTGTCGATGCCAAATGACACCAAAATCGAGTTCAAGAGCCACGACACCAGCATCCAGCAGCGCACTGCTATTGAAGAGTCCCGGcgggagaaggcggcgaaCAATCACCACGGTGACAAGCGCAACAACAAGCAGCAACATTATCAGCAGCAGTTGCAGCAGTCGAATGACGAACAGCAGAAGAACTTATAA
- a CDS encoding uncharacterized protein (EggNog:ENOG503NUDK; COG:G) translates to MLISSVRKFYLLLAAVISQLPKHPSTPHGPSLPSPPEITGQRYTRKGSQTYLVTLLVSLHRFSSHSASSQQSNCLQNGTDTPTTPPSCHHLLSNSPHAIRRPHFCPPFASTLPSPSHSPHPRRDSHQRGPQRPHPKRPPPPHPRFQTLWAELRILQASGIKVLGMLGGAAKGSFTRLDYPSSHPDFEKYYAPLAALIKEQSLDGLDLDVEEEMTLGGIIHLIDRLRSDFGPDFIITLAPVAAALLNHQHNLSGFDYEALEVMRGREISWYNTQFYCGWGDCSNPVMYEMLLVKGWDPEKIVVGLVTNPENGGGFVPFEVLGNVIPLLAGRHPRFGGVMGWEYFNSLPGGRERPWEWAELMGGYLRGRRSVDDQGLKQAEEDVKRLREKAEQERKRGAAADSDGEDGNEVQVPVPKDFEYHSDGLLEDEDSSQLP, encoded by the exons ATGCTCATCTCATCGGTTCGGAAGTTTTATCTA CTCTTGGCAGCTGTCATCAGCCAACTGCCTAAAcacccctcaacaccacatggCCCCTCcctgccatcaccaccggaGATCACAGGTCAACGATACACGCGGAAAGGTTCACAAACATACCTGGTCACTCTCCTGGTTTCATTACATCGCTTCTCATCTCACTCAGCTTCCTCCCAGCAATCTAATTGCCTTCAAAATGGCACCGATacccccaccacacctcCCTCGTGTCATCACTTACTATCAAACTCACCACACGCCATCCGGCGACCCCATTTCTGTCCTCCCTTTGCTTCAACACTCCCCAGTCCATCTCactcacctcatcctcgccgcgATTCACATCAACGAGGACCCCAACGCCCTCACCCTAAAcgaccaccccccccccacccccgcttCCAAACCCTATGGGCCGAACTCCGCATCCTCCAAGCCTCCGGCATCAAAGTCCTAGGCATGCTAGGCGGAGCAGCCAAAGGCTCCTTCACCCGCCTCGActacccctcctcccaccccgactTCGAAAAATACTACGCCCCTCTAGCCGCCCTCATCAAGGAGCAATCCCTCGACGGCCTAGACCTAGACGTAGAAGAGGAAATGACCCTAGGCGGTATCATCCACCTCATCGATCGTCTCCGCTCCGACTTCGGCCCAGACTTTATCATCACTCTCGCCCCCGTGGCAGCAGCATTGCTAAACCATCAACACAACCTCAGCGGGTTCGACTACGAAGCGTTGGAGGTCATGAGGGGCAGGGAGATAAGCTGGTACAACACGCAGTTCTACTGCGGGTGGGGTGACTGCTCCAACCCGGTCATGTACGAGATGCTGCTCGTCAAGGGGTGGGACCCGGAGAAGATTGTGGTCGGGCTGGTGACCAACCCGGAAAACGGAGGTGGGTTCGTCCCCTTTGAGGTGTTGGGAAACGTGATACCTCTGCTGGCGGGGCGGCACCCGAGGTTTGGTGGGGTCATGGGGTGGGAGTACTTCAACAGTTTGCCGGGCGGCAGGGAGAGGCCTTGGGAGTGGGCGGAGCTGATGGGGGGTTACCTGAGGGGTAGGAGGAGCGTGGACGATCAGGGCCTGaagcaggccgaggaggatgtcaagcGACTGAGAGAGAAGGCGGAACAGGAGCGGAAACGAGGAGCGGCGGCGGATTCGGATGGTGAGGACGGGAACGAGGTTCAGGTTCCGGTGCCGAAAGATTTCGAGTATCACTCGGATGGGCTactggaggacgaggattcATCACAGCTACCATGA
- the ubp10 gene encoding Ubiquitin carboxyl-terminal hydrolase 10 (COG:Z; BUSCO:EOG09262QL6; EggNog:ENOG503NXX3; MEROPS:MER0064621) → MSKRQASEALEELVGSPASKKSRFDDYTKSLTPSANGDDNHTNGLQRIEDEEEGDDFDDEVEEKAPIRQAAPTAGYDDLYLDTIDRNVLDFDFEKLCSISLSNINVYACLVCGKYFQGRGPKSHAYFHALDEDHHVYINMSTQKVYVLPEGYEVMSKSLDDIKYVSDPRYTRQEVAEFDRKPRTSRTLLGKEYTPGFVGMNNIKENDYLNVIVQSLSHVSPLRNYFLLEDLSKRDELVKRTSILFRKIWNPRAFKSHVSPHELLQEISLRSNKRFTLTAQSDPVEFLSWYLNNLHLGLGGSKTKPHSSPIQHIFQGKLKVESQAITAKADASDRLRFEESTQVQTDISRFLLLTLDLPPAPLFQDEQEANIIPQVPLSLLLAKYNGVKAQELNAQRKRYRLMHPLPPFLVFHVKRFSKNKFVSERNPTIVTFDARNLDVGPYVEPDPSHCQPGEPIWYDLVANVVHEAVRQKEDVADSAVGEEKKTWKVQLRDKSRDGEWVVAQDLFVEKIREELLYLGETYLQVWERRDRPRVQGGSNGKGKGRMA, encoded by the coding sequence ATGTCGAAGCGTCAGGCGTCAGAAGCTCTCGAGGAGCTAGTAGGCTCACCAGCCTCCAAGAAGTCCAGATTCGACGACTACACCAAGAGCCTAACCCCCAGCGCAAACGGAGATGATAACCACACGAACGGACTGCAACGGAtagaagacgaggaggagggcgatgatTTTGACGATGAAGTGGAGGAAAAGGCGCCCATCAGACAAGCTGCACCGACAGCCGGCTACGACGACTTGTACCTCGACACCATCGATCGCAACGTCCTCGACTTTGATTTCGAAAAGCTGTGTTCCATCAGCTTGTCCAATATCAACGTATACGCATGCTTAGTATGCGGGAAATACTTCCAAGGCCGTGGCCCAAAGTCACACGCCTATTTCCACGCGCTCGACGAGGACCACCACGTCTACATCAACATGAGCACCCAAAAGGTGTACGTGTTACCCGAAGGATACGAAGTCATGAGCAAGTccctcgacgacatcaaATACGTCTCCGATCCGCGCTACACCCGACAAGAAGTCGCCGAGTTCGATCGCAAACCTCGCACCTCCCGAACCCTCCTCGGGAAAGAATACACCCCCGGTTTCGTAGGAATGAACAACATCAAAGAAAACGACTACCTCAACGTCATAGTccaatccctctcccacgTCTCCCCGCTACGGAATTATTTCCTTCTAGAAGACCTCTCCAAACGCGACGAGCTCGTCAAACGGACCTCAATCCTCTTCCGCAAAATCTGGAACCCTCGCGCCTTCAAATCCCACGTCTCCCCCCACGAGCTCCTTCAAGAAATCTCCCTCCGCTCCAACAAGCGCTTCACCCTCACGGCCCAGTCCGACCCGGTGGAATTCCTATCATGGtatctcaacaacctccacctcggcctaGGCGGCTCAAAGACAAAACCTCattcctcccccatccagcACATCTTTCAGGGAAAGCTAAAAGTAGAATCCcaagccatcaccgccaaagCCGACGCGAGTGACAGGTTACGGTTTGAAGAGTCTACCCAAGTCCAAACGGACATCTCTCGGTTCTTACTCCTCACGTTGGACCTCCCTCCCGCGCCTTTGTTTCAGGACGAACAAGAAGCCAACATTATTCCTCAAGTCCCACTGTCTTTACTCCTGGCAAAATACAACGGCGTGAAAGCCCAGGAACTCAACGCCCAGCGGAAGCGATACAGACTAAtgcaccccctcccgccgtTCCTCGTTTTTCATGTGAAGCGCTTTTCCAAAAACAAGTTTGTCTCTGAGCGCAACCCGACGATTGTGACGTTTGACGCGAGGAATTTGGATGTCGGGCCGTATGTTGAGCCTGATCCTAGTCACTGCCAGCCGGGGGAGCCGATATGGTATGATTTGGTCGCGAATGTGGTGCACGAGGCGGTGAGGcagaaggaggatgtggcgGATAGcgcggtgggggaggaaaaAAAGACGTGGAAGGTGCAGCTGAGGGATAAGAGCcgggatggggagtgggtggtggcgCAGGATTTGTTTGTGGAGAAGATTAGGGAGGAGCTGCTTTATCTGGGGGAGACGTATTTGCaggtttgggagaggagggatagGCCTAGGGTGCAGGGGGGAAGtaatgggaaggggaaggggaggatggcgtgA